A part of Quatrionicoccus australiensis genomic DNA contains:
- the rpoC gene encoding DNA-directed RNA polymerase subunit beta': MKALLDLFKQVTAEEEFDAITIGLASPEKIRSWSYGEVKKPETINYRTFKPERDGLFCAKIFGPIKDYECLCGKYKRLKHRGVICEKCGVEVTLAKVRRDRMGHIELASPTAHIWFLKSLPSRLGMVLDMTLRDIERVLYFEAYVVTDPGMVSNLQRSQLLTEEQYLEMMEEHGDEFHALMGAEGIRELLRNLDLPSEVESLRAELEVTGSEAKNKKLAKRLKILEGFLKSGIKPDWMVLEVLPVLPPDLRPLVPLDGGRFATSDLNDLYRRVINRNNRLKRLLELKAPEIIVRNEKRMLQESVDSLLDNGRRGKAMTGANKRPLKSLADMIKGKGGRFRQNLLGKRVDYSGRSVIVVGPQLKLHQCGLPKLMALELFKPFIFHKLEVLGYATTIKQAKKMVEGQEPVVWDILEDVIREHPVMLNRAPTLHRLGIQAFEPTLIEGKAIQLHPLVCAAFNADFDGDQMAVHVPLSLEAQMEARTLMLASNNVLSPANGQPIIVPSQDIVLGLYYATREKVNGKGEGMYFANTNEIERAMAAGELDVHSRISVRIPQYEPAAVDGEWDEKIVRVETTAGRALLSKILPKGMPFKSIDRALKKKEISKLIDESFRRCGLKETVVFADKLMQNGYALATRAGISFCSDDMRVPAKKHEIIAAAEAEVKEIEIQYTNGLVTNGERYNKVVDIWGRTGDQVAKVMMDELGHEETIDRHGKKVKQDSFNSIYMMADSGARGSAAQIRQLAGMRGLMAKPDGSIIETPITTNFREGLNVLQYFISTHGARKGLADTALKTANSGYLTRRLVDVTQDLVITEDDCGTKNGFAVKALVEGGEVIEALRERILGRVTVDDLVDPETQETVIFSGTMLDEDLVDLIDKLGIDEVKVRTPLTCDTRYGLCAKCYGRDLGRGSMVNAGESVGVIAAQSIGEPGTQLTMRTFHVGGAASRAAVASQVESKSAGTVRFTATMRYVTSAKGEKVVISRSGEVLITDDHGRERERHKVPYGAMLSVDDGKVVKAGVKLATWDPHTRPIVTEYAGTVRFENVEEGVTVAKQVDDVTGLSTLVVIDNKRGGKAATKGLRPVVKLLDENGQEVRIAGSDHHVSIAFQVGSIISVLDGQQVGVGDVLARMPQESAKTRDITGGLPRVAELFEARTPKDASVLAEYTGTISFGKDTKGKQRLVITDLDGNVHEFLISKDKHVLVHDGQVVNKGEKIVEGEPDPHDILRLQGVEALARYITDEVQDVYRLQGVKINDKHIEVIVRQMLRRVAITEPGDTKFIKSEQVERAELLAENDRVLAEGKLPANFEHMLLGITKASLSTDSFISAASFQETTRVLTEAAIMGKRDELRGLKENVIVGRLIPAGTGLAYHRARKAAAAGDTSAIRLEAADEVVVQEADQAS; encoded by the coding sequence ATGAAAGCATTGCTCGATCTATTCAAGCAGGTAACCGCCGAAGAGGAATTCGACGCGATTACCATTGGTCTCGCCTCGCCCGAAAAGATCCGTTCCTGGTCCTACGGTGAAGTCAAGAAGCCCGAAACCATCAACTACCGCACCTTCAAGCCGGAGCGTGACGGCCTGTTCTGCGCCAAGATCTTTGGCCCGATCAAGGATTACGAATGCCTGTGCGGCAAGTACAAGCGCCTCAAGCATCGTGGCGTGATCTGCGAAAAGTGCGGCGTTGAAGTGACGCTGGCCAAGGTGCGTCGTGACCGTATGGGTCACATCGAACTGGCCTCGCCGACCGCTCACATCTGGTTCCTGAAGTCGCTGCCGTCCCGTCTTGGCATGGTGCTCGACATGACGTTGCGCGACATTGAACGCGTCCTGTACTTCGAAGCCTATGTCGTGACTGATCCGGGCATGGTCTCGAATCTGCAACGCAGCCAGTTGCTGACGGAAGAACAGTATCTGGAAATGATGGAAGAGCATGGCGATGAATTCCATGCCCTGATGGGTGCCGAAGGTATCCGTGAACTGCTGCGCAACCTCGATCTGCCGAGCGAAGTCGAATCGCTGCGCGCCGAACTCGAAGTCACCGGTTCGGAAGCCAAGAACAAGAAGCTCGCCAAGCGCCTGAAGATTCTTGAAGGTTTCCTGAAGTCCGGCATCAAGCCGGACTGGATGGTCCTTGAAGTCCTGCCGGTGCTGCCGCCGGATCTGCGTCCGCTGGTGCCGCTGGATGGTGGTCGTTTCGCCACCTCCGACCTGAACGATCTGTATCGTCGTGTCATCAACCGCAACAACCGTCTGAAGCGTCTGCTCGAGCTCAAGGCCCCGGAAATCATCGTGCGCAACGAAAAGCGCATGCTGCAGGAGTCGGTTGACTCCCTGCTCGACAATGGTCGTCGCGGCAAGGCAATGACTGGCGCCAACAAGCGTCCGCTCAAGTCGCTGGCCGACATGATCAAAGGCAAGGGCGGTCGTTTCCGTCAGAACTTGCTGGGTAAGCGCGTCGACTACTCCGGCCGTTCGGTCATCGTGGTCGGTCCGCAGCTCAAGCTGCATCAGTGCGGCCTGCCCAAGCTGATGGCGCTCGAGTTGTTCAAGCCCTTCATCTTCCACAAGCTGGAAGTGCTCGGCTACGCCACCACCATCAAGCAAGCCAAAAAGATGGTCGAAGGCCAGGAACCGGTCGTCTGGGACATCCTCGAAGATGTCATCCGCGAACATCCGGTCATGCTGAACCGTGCGCCGACGCTGCACCGTCTGGGTATCCAGGCGTTCGAACCGACCCTGATTGAAGGCAAGGCCATCCAGCTGCACCCGCTCGTCTGTGCGGCCTTCAATGCCGACTTCGACGGTGACCAGATGGCTGTCCACGTTCCGCTGTCGCTCGAAGCGCAGATGGAAGCCCGGACCCTGATGCTGGCCTCCAATAACGTGCTGTCGCCCGCCAACGGCCAGCCGATCATCGTGCCGTCGCAGGATATCGTGCTGGGTCTGTACTATGCGACCCGTGAAAAGGTGAATGGCAAGGGCGAAGGCATGTACTTTGCTAATACCAATGAAATCGAACGCGCCATGGCGGCCGGTGAGCTCGATGTGCACTCGCGCATCTCGGTTCGTATTCCGCAATATGAGCCCGCAGCGGTCGACGGTGAATGGGACGAGAAAATCGTTCGCGTTGAGACCACTGCCGGTCGTGCGTTGCTCTCCAAGATCCTGCCGAAGGGCATGCCGTTCAAGAGCATCGATCGCGCGCTGAAGAAGAAGGAAATCTCCAAGCTGATCGACGAATCCTTCCGCCGTTGTGGTCTGAAGGAAACGGTGGTTTTTGCCGACAAGCTGATGCAGAACGGTTACGCCCTGGCGACCCGTGCCGGTATCTCCTTCTGTTCCGACGACATGCGTGTTCCGGCCAAGAAGCACGAGATCATTGCTGCTGCCGAAGCCGAAGTTAAGGAAATCGAGATCCAGTACACCAACGGTCTGGTGACCAATGGTGAGCGCTATAACAAGGTCGTCGATATCTGGGGTCGTACCGGTGACCAGGTCGCCAAGGTCATGATGGACGAACTCGGCCACGAGGAAACCATTGATCGTCACGGCAAGAAGGTCAAGCAGGACTCGTTCAACTCCATTTACATGATGGCCGACTCCGGTGCTCGCGGCTCCGCAGCCCAGATTCGTCAGCTGGCCGGTATGCGCGGCCTGATGGCGAAGCCGGATGGCTCGATTATCGAAACGCCGATTACGACCAACTTCCGCGAAGGTCTGAACGTTCTCCAGTACTTCATCTCAACCCACGGCGCTCGTAAGGGTCTGGCCGATACGGCACTGAAGACCGCCAACTCCGGTTACCTGACGCGTCGTCTGGTCGATGTGACGCAGGATTTGGTTATTACCGAAGACGACTGCGGCACCAAGAACGGCTTTGCCGTCAAGGCGCTGGTTGAGGGCGGTGAAGTGATCGAGGCGCTGCGCGAGCGGATTCTTGGTCGCGTTACGGTCGACGATCTGGTTGATCCTGAAACCCAGGAAACAGTCATTTTCTCGGGCACCATGCTCGACGAGGATCTGGTTGATCTGATCGACAAGCTCGGTATCGACGAAGTCAAGGTCCGCACGCCGCTGACCTGCGATACGCGTTACGGCTTGTGCGCCAAGTGCTACGGTCGTGACCTCGGTCGCGGCTCGATGGTCAATGCAGGGGAATCGGTTGGTGTTATCGCCGCCCAGTCGATCGGCGAGCCGGGTACCCAGCTCACCATGCGTACCTTCCACGTCGGTGGTGCGGCCTCCCGGGCGGCTGTTGCTTCCCAGGTCGAGTCGAAGTCGGCCGGTACGGTCCGCTTTACCGCGACCATGCGCTATGTCACCAGCGCCAAGGGTGAAAAGGTCGTCATTTCCCGTTCCGGCGAAGTGTTGATTACCGACGATCATGGTCGCGAGCGCGAACGCCACAAGGTTCCGTACGGCGCCATGCTGTCTGTCGACGATGGCAAGGTCGTCAAGGCTGGCGTCAAGCTGGCCACCTGGGATCCGCATACCCGTCCGATCGTTACCGAGTATGCCGGTACCGTTCGCTTCGAAAATGTCGAAGAGGGTGTCACTGTTGCCAAGCAGGTTGACGATGTGACCGGCCTCTCGACGCTGGTTGTCATCGACAACAAGCGTGGCGGCAAGGCTGCAACCAAGGGGCTGCGCCCGGTGGTCAAGCTTCTCGACGAAAATGGTCAGGAAGTTCGTATTGCCGGCAGCGATCATCACGTCTCCATTGCCTTCCAGGTTGGCTCGATTATTTCGGTGCTGGATGGACAGCAGGTTGGCGTTGGTGATGTGCTGGCACGTATGCCCCAGGAATCTGCCAAGACTCGTGACATTACCGGTGGTTTGCCGCGGGTTGCCGAGTTGTTTGAAGCCCGTACGCCCAAGGATGCTTCTGTCCTGGCTGAATACACGGGTACGATCAGCTTCGGCAAGGACACCAAGGGCAAGCAGCGTCTGGTGATTACCGATCTGGACGGCAATGTTCATGAGTTCCTCATTTCCAAGGACAAGCATGTCCTGGTTCACGATGGTCAAGTTGTGAACAAGGGCGAGAAGATTGTCGAAGGCGAACCGGATCCGCACGACATCTTGCGTCTGCAGGGTGTCGAGGCTCTGGCGCGCTACATCACTGATGAAGTTCAGGACGTTTATCGCTTGCAAGGCGTGAAGATTAACGACAAGCATATTGAAGTGATCGTCCGCCAGATGCTGCGTCGGGTTGCGATTACCGAGCCGGGTGACACCAAGTTCATCAAGTCTGAACAGGTGGAACGCGCAGAGTTGCTGGCCGAAAATGATCGCGTCCTCGCTGAAGGCAAGCTGCCGGCCAACTTCGAACACATGCTGCTCGGTATCACCAAGGCCTCCTTGTCGACCGATTCCTTCATCTCCGCCGCTTCCTTCCAGGAAACGACACGCGTCCTGACCGAAGCTGCAATCATGGGCAAGCGCGATGAACTGCGCGGTCTGAAGGAAAACGTCATTGTTGGCCGCCTCATCCCGGCTGGTACCGGTCTCGCTTATCACCGCGCCCGGAAGGCCGCGGCGGCTGGCGATACCTCGGCTATTCGCCTCGAAGCAGCAGACGAAGTTGTTGTTCAGGAAGCTGATCAGGCATCCTGA
- the rpsL gene encoding 30S ribosomal protein S12 has product MPTINQLVRKPRVAEVTKSKVPALEKCPQKRGVCTRVYTTTPKKPNSALRKVCKVRLTNGFEVISYIGGEGHNLQEHSVVLIRGGRVKDLPGVRYHTVRGSLDTQGVKDRKQSRSKYGAKRPKAA; this is encoded by the coding sequence ATGCCGACTATCAACCAGCTCGTGCGCAAGCCGCGCGTTGCCGAGGTCACCAAGAGCAAGGTGCCTGCTCTGGAAAAATGCCCGCAAAAACGTGGCGTTTGCACCCGTGTTTACACCACTACCCCGAAAAAGCCGAACTCCGCTCTCCGCAAGGTTTGCAAGGTTCGTCTGACGAATGGCTTTGAAGTCATTTCGTACATCGGCGGTGAAGGCCACAATCTGCAGGAACACTCCGTGGTTCTGATTCGTGGTGGTCGTGTCAAGGATTTGCCGGGTGTGCGTTATCACACCGTGCGTGGCTCCCTGGATACCCAGGGCGTCAAAGATCGTAAGCAGTCCCGTTCCAAGTACGGGGCCAAGCGTCCGAAGGCTGCCTGA
- the rpsG gene encoding 30S ribosomal protein S7 — MPRRREVPKRDILPDPKFGNVEVSKFVNAIMQSGKKSVAERIVYGAFEIIATKGGKDPLEVFSAAMSNVKPMVEVKSRRVGGANYQVPVEVRPARRAALAMRWLRESARKRSEKSMGQRLAAEMLEAAENRGGAVKKRDEVHRMAEANKAFAHFRF, encoded by the coding sequence ATGCCCCGTCGTCGTGAAGTACCCAAGCGTGACATTCTGCCGGATCCGAAGTTCGGTAATGTCGAAGTCTCCAAGTTTGTGAATGCCATCATGCAAAGCGGCAAGAAGTCTGTTGCCGAGCGTATTGTTTATGGTGCTTTTGAGATCATTGCCACCAAGGGTGGCAAGGATCCTCTTGAAGTGTTCAGCGCTGCCATGAGCAACGTCAAGCCGATGGTCGAAGTCAAGTCCCGTCGCGTCGGTGGTGCCAACTACCAGGTGCCGGTTGAAGTTCGTCCGGCTCGTCGCGCTGCTCTGGCCATGCGTTGGTTGCGTGAGTCCGCTCGCAAGCGTTCGGAAAAGTCCATGGGTCAGCGTCTGGCCGCCGAAATGCTGGAAGCTGCCGAAAATCGTGGCGGCGCTGTCAAGAAGCGTGACGAAGTGCACCGTATGGCCGAAGCCAACAAGGCTTTTGCTCACTTCCGCTTCTAA
- the fusA gene encoding elongation factor G codes for MARKTPIERYRNIGISAHIDAGKTTTTERILFYTGVNHKIGEVHDGAATMDWMEQEQERGITITSAATTCFWSGMDKQFQPHHINIIDTPGHVDFTIEVERSMRVLDAACMVYCAVGGVQPQSETVWRQANKYGVPRLAFVNKMDRSGANFFKVVDQLKLRLKANPVPIVIPIGAEEKFEGVVDLIRMKAIFWDEASQGMKYEARDIPADLVDDANAWREQMVEAAAEASEELMNRYLENGELSEADIILGLRTRTLACEIQPMLCGTAFKNKGVQRMLDAVIELLPSPIDIPPVKGILENETEGERRAADDEAFSALAFKIMTDPFVGQLIFFRVYSGVINSGDTVYNPVKGRKERLGRILQMHANQREEIKEVRAGDIAAAVGLKEATTGDTLCDPAKVITLERMVFPEPVIHVAVEPKTKADQEKMGLALGRLAQEDPSFRVRTDEESGQTIISGMGELHLEILVDRMRREFNVDASVGAPQVAYRECIKKSVEQEGKFVKQSGGRGQFGHVWLKIEPNEAGKGYEFVDAIKGGVVPREFIPAVDKGLRDAVTSGVLAGFPVVDVKFTLFDGSYHDVDSNENAFRMAASMAFKEGMKKASPTLLEPMMAVEVETPEDYMGNVMGDLSSRRGIVQGMEDQVGGIKLVKAEVPLSEMFGYSTSLRSLSQGRATYSMEFKHYTEAPKNVAEAVINKK; via the coding sequence GTGGCACGTAAAACTCCCATCGAGCGCTACCGCAATATCGGTATCAGCGCGCACATCGACGCCGGCAAGACGACGACGACTGAACGTATCCTTTTCTACACCGGTGTTAATCACAAGATCGGCGAAGTTCATGATGGTGCAGCCACCATGGACTGGATGGAGCAGGAGCAAGAGCGCGGTATTACCATTACTTCCGCTGCGACTACCTGTTTCTGGAGTGGCATGGACAAGCAGTTCCAGCCGCACCACATCAATATCATCGATACCCCGGGGCACGTTGACTTCACCATTGAAGTTGAGCGCTCCATGCGTGTTCTCGACGCTGCCTGCATGGTTTACTGTGCGGTCGGTGGCGTGCAGCCGCAGTCGGAAACCGTGTGGCGCCAAGCCAACAAGTACGGCGTGCCGCGTCTGGCCTTTGTGAACAAGATGGACCGTTCCGGTGCCAACTTCTTCAAGGTGGTTGATCAGCTCAAGCTGCGCCTGAAGGCCAATCCGGTGCCTATCGTTATCCCGATTGGTGCTGAAGAGAAGTTCGAGGGTGTTGTTGATCTGATCAGAATGAAGGCAATCTTCTGGGATGAGGCTTCGCAGGGTATGAAGTATGAAGCCCGCGATATTCCTGCTGATCTGGTTGATGATGCCAATGCTTGGCGCGAGCAGATGGTTGAGGCTGCTGCAGAAGCATCAGAAGAGCTGATGAATCGCTACCTGGAAAATGGCGAGCTTTCCGAAGCCGACATCATTCTTGGTCTGCGCACCCGCACTCTCGCTTGTGAAATCCAGCCGATGCTGTGCGGTACCGCCTTCAAGAACAAGGGCGTTCAGCGCATGCTTGATGCGGTGATCGAGTTGCTGCCGTCGCCGATCGACATTCCGCCGGTCAAGGGCATTCTCGAGAACGAAACCGAAGGCGAGCGTCGTGCTGCCGACGACGAAGCTTTCTCCGCTCTGGCTTTCAAGATCATGACCGATCCGTTTGTTGGTCAGCTGATCTTCTTCCGCGTCTATTCGGGTGTGATCAACTCTGGTGACACCGTTTACAACCCGGTCAAGGGTCGTAAGGAGCGTCTGGGTCGCATCCTGCAGATGCACGCCAATCAGCGCGAAGAAATCAAGGAAGTGCGCGCTGGCGATATTGCCGCTGCCGTGGGTTTGAAGGAAGCCACCACTGGCGATACGCTGTGTGATCCGGCCAAGGTCATCACCCTTGAGCGCATGGTTTTCCCGGAGCCGGTGATTCACGTTGCCGTCGAGCCGAAAACCAAGGCTGACCAGGAAAAGATGGGTCTGGCACTGGGTCGTCTGGCGCAGGAAGATCCGTCCTTCCGTGTGCGTACCGATGAGGAGTCCGGCCAGACCATTATTTCCGGTATGGGCGAATTGCACCTTGAAATTCTGGTTGACCGTATGCGTCGCGAATTCAATGTTGATGCTTCCGTCGGTGCGCCGCAGGTGGCTTATCGCGAATGCATCAAGAAGTCGGTCGAGCAGGAAGGCAAGTTCGTCAAGCAGTCCGGTGGTCGCGGTCAGTTCGGTCACGTCTGGCTCAAGATTGAGCCGAACGAAGCCGGCAAGGGTTACGAGTTCGTCGATGCCATCAAGGGTGGTGTTGTTCCTCGCGAATTCATCCCGGCGGTTGACAAGGGGCTGCGCGATGCCGTGACCAGTGGTGTTCTGGCTGGCTTCCCGGTTGTTGATGTCAAGTTCACGCTGTTCGATGGTTCCTACCACGACGTTGACTCGAACGAAAACGCATTCCGTATGGCTGCCTCCATGGCTTTCAAGGAAGGCATGAAGAAAGCCAGCCCGACGCTGCTCGAGCCGATGATGGCGGTTGAAGTCGAAACCCCGGAAGATTACATGGGTAACGTTATGGGCGACCTTTCATCCCGTCGTGGCATCGTCCAAGGCATGGAAGATCAGGTTGGTGGCATCAAGCTTGTCAAGGCTGAAGTGCCGCTGTCCGAAATGTTTGGTTACTCGACCTCCCTGCGCTCGTTGTCGCAAGGTCGCGCTACCTACTCGATGGAATTCAAGCACTACACCGAAGCGCCGAAGAACGTCGCCGAGGCTGTCATTAACAAGAAGTAA
- the tuf gene encoding elongation factor Tu has protein sequence MAKEKFERTKPHVNVGTIGHVDHGKTTLTAAITTVLAAKFGGAAKAYDQIDAAPEEKARGITINTAHVEYETANRHYAHVDCPGHADYVKNMITGAAQMDGAILVCSAADGPMPQTREHILLARQVGVPYVLVYMNKCDMVDDAELLELVEMELRELLSKYDFPGDDTPIVHGSALKALEGDQSEIGEPSIFRLADALDSYIPTPERAVDLPFLMPVEDVFSISGRGTVVTGRIERGVVKVGEEIEIVGIRPTVKTTCTGVEMFRKLLDQGQAGDNVGALLRGTKREDVERGQVLCKPGSITPHTHFTGEVYVLSKDEGGRHTPFFNNYRPQFYFRTTDVTGAISLPEGVEMVMPGDNIQMTVKLIAPIAMEDGLRFAIREGGRTVGAGVVAKIIE, from the coding sequence ATGGCAAAAGAGAAATTTGAACGTACCAAGCCGCACGTAAACGTCGGCACGATTGGTCACGTTGACCACGGCAAGACGACGCTGACGGCTGCGATCACCACGGTGCTGGCTGCCAAGTTTGGTGGTGCTGCCAAGGCATACGACCAGATCGATGCGGCGCCGGAAGAAAAGGCTCGTGGTATTACCATCAATACCGCCCACGTCGAATACGAAACCGCAAATCGTCACTACGCCCACGTTGATTGCCCGGGTCACGCTGACTACGTCAAGAACATGATTACCGGTGCTGCCCAGATGGACGGCGCCATTCTGGTCTGTTCCGCTGCTGACGGCCCGATGCCGCAAACCCGCGAACACATCCTGCTGGCTCGCCAGGTTGGTGTGCCGTACGTTCTGGTGTACATGAACAAGTGCGACATGGTTGACGATGCCGAGCTGCTCGAGCTGGTCGAAATGGAACTGCGCGAACTGCTGTCCAAGTACGATTTCCCGGGTGATGACACCCCGATCGTTCATGGTTCCGCTCTGAAGGCCCTCGAAGGCGACCAGTCCGAAATTGGCGAGCCGTCGATCTTCCGTCTGGCCGATGCGCTGGACTCCTACATTCCGACCCCGGAGCGTGCTGTTGATCTGCCGTTCCTGATGCCGGTTGAAGACGTCTTCTCGATCTCTGGTCGCGGTACCGTGGTGACCGGTCGTATCGAGCGTGGCGTTGTCAAGGTTGGTGAAGAAATCGAGATCGTCGGTATCCGTCCGACCGTCAAGACCACCTGTACCGGTGTTGAAATGTTCCGCAAGCTGCTTGATCAAGGTCAGGCTGGCGACAACGTTGGCGCGCTGCTGCGTGGCACCAAGCGTGAAGATGTTGAACGTGGTCAAGTGCTGTGCAAGCCGGGTTCGATCACCCCGCACACCCACTTCACTGGCGAAGTGTACGTTCTGTCGAAGGATGAAGGCGGTCGTCATACCCCGTTCTTCAACAACTACCGTCCGCAGTTCTACTTCCGCACGACCGACGTGACCGGCGCGATTTCGCTGCCGGAAGGCGTTGAAATGGTTATGCCGGGTGACAACATTCAGATGACGGTCAAGCTGATTGCGCCGATCGCCATGGAAGATGGTCTGCGCTTCGCTATCCGCGAAGGTGGTCGCACCGTTGGCGCCGGTGTCGTCGCCAAGATCATCGAGTAA
- the rpsJ gene encoding 30S ribosomal protein S10 — protein sequence MANQKIRIRLKAFDYRLIDQSAQEIVETAKRTGAVVRGPVPLPTRKQRFDILRSPHVNKASRDQLEIRTHLRLMDIVDPTDKTVDALMKLDLPAGVDVEIKLQ from the coding sequence ATGGCAAACCAGAAAATCCGTATCCGTCTCAAGGCTTTTGACTATCGCCTGATTGATCAATCCGCTCAGGAAATCGTTGAGACGGCCAAGCGCACTGGCGCTGTTGTTCGTGGTCCGGTGCCGCTGCCGACCCGTAAGCAGCGTTTCGATATCCTGCGTTCGCCGCACGTCAACAAGGCTTCGCGTGATCAGCTGGAAATTCGTACCCATCTGCGTCTGATGGATATCGTTGATCCGACCGATAAAACCGTCGATGCGCTGATGAAGCTGGATCTGCCGGCTGGCGTGGACGTCGAAATCAAGTTGCAGTAA
- the rplC gene encoding 50S ribosomal protein L3, which yields MSLGLVGRKVGMTRIFAEDGASIPVTVLDVSNNRVTQVKTPEIDGYAAIQVGFGKRRASRVSKPIAGHLAKAGVEAGHVLKEFRIDAEQLATFKAGDQIAVTIFAEGQKVDVTGTSIGKGFQGGIKRHNFSSNRATHGNSLSHNAPGSIGMAQDPGRVFPGKRMAGHMGDVQSTMQGLTVVRVDAERQLLLVRGAVPGAKGADIVVRPAVKA from the coding sequence ATGAGTCTAGGCCTTGTTGGTCGCAAGGTTGGCATGACTCGCATTTTTGCTGAGGATGGTGCTTCCATTCCGGTAACTGTGCTTGACGTGTCCAACAATCGCGTGACCCAAGTAAAAACGCCGGAGATCGATGGCTACGCAGCCATTCAGGTCGGTTTCGGCAAGCGCCGTGCCTCCCGCGTTTCCAAGCCCATTGCTGGCCATTTGGCCAAGGCGGGTGTGGAAGCCGGGCATGTCCTCAAGGAATTCCGTATCGATGCTGAGCAGCTGGCCACTTTCAAGGCTGGTGATCAGATTGCTGTCACTATTTTTGCTGAAGGGCAAAAAGTTGATGTGACCGGCACTTCTATCGGTAAGGGTTTCCAGGGCGGCATCAAGCGTCACAACTTCAGTTCCAACCGTGCTACCCACGGTAACTCGCTGTCGCACAATGCGCCGGGTTCCATTGGTATGGCGCAGGATCCGGGTCGTGTTTTCCCGGGTAAGCGCATGGCTGGCCATATGGGTGATGTGCAGTCCACGATGCAGGGCTTGACGGTTGTTCGCGTCGATGCTGAGCGTCAGCTTCTGCTGGTTCGCGGCGCCGTTCCGGGTGCCAAGGGTGCCGACATTGTCGTGCGTCCGGCAGTCAAGGCTTAA
- the rplD gene encoding 50S ribosomal protein L4 has protein sequence MELNVINEQGQEAAKLQASDVLFGRDFNEALVHQIVVAYQANARSGDRQQKDRSEVRHTTTKPWRQKGTGRARAGSNGSPLWRGGGRIFPNSPEENFSQKVNKKMFRAGMAAILSELARQGRLVVIDDLTIDAPKTKLFSQKLKTLGLEGNLLVVTDVLSENLYLSSRNLPNVLVLEAQEADPVSLVRFAKVLVTKNAVAKFEEMWG, from the coding sequence ATGGAACTCAATGTAATTAACGAGCAGGGACAGGAAGCTGCCAAGTTGCAGGCTTCTGACGTGCTTTTCGGTCGCGACTTCAATGAAGCGCTGGTGCATCAGATCGTCGTGGCTTATCAGGCCAATGCGCGCTCCGGTGATCGTCAGCAGAAGGATCGCTCGGAAGTTCGTCACACTACCACCAAGCCGTGGCGCCAAAAGGGTACGGGTCGTGCCCGTGCTGGTAGCAATGGCAGCCCGTTGTGGCGTGGGGGCGGTCGGATCTTCCCGAATTCGCCTGAAGAAAATTTCAGCCAGAAGGTTAACAAGAAGATGTTCCGCGCCGGTATGGCTGCGATTCTCTCCGAGTTGGCCCGTCAAGGTCGTCTGGTCGTCATCGATGATCTGACCATTGATGCTCCCAAGACCAAGCTCTTCTCGCAAAAGCTGAAGACCCTGGGTTTGGAAGGCAATCTTCTGGTGGTTACGGATGTGCTCAGCGAGAATCTGTACCTCTCGTCGCGCAACCTGCCGAATGTTCTGGTGCTTGAAGCTCAAGAAGCTGATCCGGTCTCTCTGGTTCGCTTTGCCAAGGTTCTGGTTACCAAGAATGCAGTGGCCAAGTTCGAGGAGATGTGGGGATGA
- the rplW gene encoding 50S ribosomal protein L23 — MNQQRLMQVLLAPQISEKATYIAEKYEQVIFRVASDATKPEIKAAVELLFKVEVESVQVANVKGKVKRFKGSVGRRKGWKKAYVSLKPGQEINFVEGGNA, encoded by the coding sequence ATGAACCAACAACGTCTGATGCAGGTGCTGCTGGCGCCGCAAATCTCCGAGAAGGCTACCTATATTGCCGAAAAGTATGAGCAGGTGATTTTCCGTGTTGCTTCCGATGCTACCAAGCCGGAAATCAAGGCCGCGGTTGAATTGCTGTTCAAGGTTGAGGTTGAGTCCGTTCAGGTCGCCAACGTCAAGGGCAAGGTCAAGCGTTTCAAGGGTTCGGTTGGTCGTCGCAAGGGCTGGAAAAAAGCCTATGTGAGCCTGAAGCCGGGCCAGGAAATCAATTTCGTTGAAGGGGGGAATGCCTAA